A genomic stretch from Mycobacterium cookii includes:
- a CDS encoding PPE domain-containing protein → MDYGVLPPEINSSRMYTGPGSGPLVAAAEAWQSLAAELQSAANSYRSVVSGLTSGSWSGPSSASMAAAASSYAAWLSTTATQAEQSAAQAKAAVSAYQSAFTATVPPQTVATNRAQLTRLVATNVFGRNTQAIAVNEAQYAEMWAQDAAAMYGYAASSAAATSLSPFTPPQQNTNPGGEAGQAAAVSNATGSSAGNVQSTVSSIQQAFSGVPNALQSLSTAAPAAATPAASDPLSTLSNLIAIFLDAPAAVATFGADIPFGVVGVTALPLDIVGAGTGLHTDKIVSGWAGQDAWPGDGYQPPTAFPARITGPIEPAALSANLGEANTVGALSVPPTWTIATPAVRPVAMTLPALPPNTAAPAMAAAEVSEAGSSGVFADMAVASMAGRAIGGTLSAGGGKGAGAPAAARPAGTGRAGAPAATDGDAEPTTPRAVVTGVAAELREFAKLRDEGILTDEEYTEQKNRLLGR, encoded by the coding sequence ATGGACTACGGGGTTCTGCCGCCTGAGATCAACTCCAGCCGAATGTATACCGGTCCTGGATCGGGACCGTTGGTCGCCGCCGCCGAAGCCTGGCAAAGTCTGGCCGCCGAACTGCAATCGGCGGCCAACTCATATCGATCGGTGGTCTCCGGTCTGACCAGCGGATCGTGGTCGGGGCCGTCGTCGGCGTCGATGGCCGCGGCGGCGTCGTCCTATGCCGCGTGGCTGAGCACTACCGCCACTCAGGCCGAACAATCGGCGGCTCAGGCCAAAGCCGCCGTCAGCGCCTACCAGTCGGCGTTCACCGCCACGGTGCCGCCGCAGACGGTCGCCACCAACCGCGCTCAATTGACCAGGCTGGTGGCGACGAACGTGTTCGGCCGCAATACCCAGGCGATCGCGGTCAACGAGGCGCAGTACGCCGAGATGTGGGCCCAGGACGCCGCGGCGATGTACGGCTACGCGGCGTCGTCGGCGGCCGCGACGTCGCTGTCGCCGTTCACCCCGCCCCAGCAGAACACCAACCCCGGCGGCGAGGCCGGCCAGGCCGCGGCGGTCAGCAACGCGACCGGCTCGTCGGCGGGCAATGTGCAAAGCACTGTCTCGTCGATTCAGCAGGCCTTCTCCGGGGTGCCCAACGCCTTGCAGAGCCTGTCCACCGCGGCGCCGGCAGCTGCCACGCCCGCGGCCTCCGACCCGCTGAGCACATTGAGCAACTTGATCGCCATTTTTCTCGATGCGCCCGCGGCTGTCGCCACCTTCGGCGCCGACATCCCGTTCGGTGTGGTCGGTGTGACGGCGCTGCCGCTGGACATCGTCGGGGCCGGAACCGGTCTGCACACCGACAAGATCGTCAGCGGCTGGGCAGGTCAAGATGCCTGGCCGGGAGATGGATATCAGCCACCCACAGCCTTCCCCGCAAGAATCACCGGCCCAATCGAACCGGCAGCGTTGTCGGCGAACCTCGGCGAGGCCAACACCGTCGGGGCGTTGTCGGTGCCACCGACGTGGACCATCGCCACGCCCGCCGTCCGCCCGGTCGCGATGACGTTGCCCGCGCTGCCGCCGAACACCGCAGCGCCCGCGATGGCCGCCGCGGAAGTCAGCGAAGCCGGCTCGAGCGGCGTGTTCGCCGACATGGCCGTGGCGAGCATGGCCGGACGTGCGATCGGCGGCACGCTGAGCGCCGGCGGCGGCAAAGGCGCCGGCGCTCCGGCTGCGGCTCGCCCGGCAGGCACCGGCCGTGCCGGTGCCCCTGCCGCGACCGACGGTGACGCCGAGCCAACCACACCGCGCGCCGTGGTGACCGGAGTCGCCGCGGAGCTACGCGAATTCGCCAAGCTGCGTGACGAGGGAATTCTGACCGACGAGGAATACACCGAACAGAAGAACCGCCTGCTCGGGCGCTGA
- a CDS encoding FtsB family cell division protein has product MPESKRPEPKRRSPASRPGRGGDSVAGRPRKSAGARRAPGTARAAPEVIEPIKQALAESAEQRSDQRLGLTARRAAILAAVVCVLTLTIAGPVRTYFAQRTEMKQLAASEAALRGQITDLEQQKVKLADPAYIAAQARERLGFVRPGEIPYQIQLPPNAALPAEPGSTPTAATTNDPWYTSLWHTIADNPHGPPTPPASDAPPPPVPGPPARQPSPGPPPGG; this is encoded by the coding sequence ATGCCCGAATCCAAACGGCCAGAACCGAAGCGGCGCTCACCGGCCTCACGGCCGGGCCGAGGCGGCGATTCGGTTGCCGGGCGGCCGCGCAAGTCCGCGGGGGCCCGTCGCGCGCCCGGTACGGCGCGGGCCGCGCCGGAAGTCATCGAACCGATCAAGCAGGCGCTTGCGGAATCGGCCGAGCAGCGGTCCGACCAGCGACTCGGCCTGACCGCGCGGCGGGCGGCGATCCTGGCCGCCGTTGTCTGCGTGCTGACGCTGACCATCGCGGGCCCGGTCCGGACCTACTTCGCGCAGCGCACCGAGATGAAGCAGCTGGCCGCCTCCGAAGCCGCGCTGCGTGGTCAGATCACCGACCTCGAACAGCAGAAGGTCAAACTCGCCGACCCCGCATATATCGCGGCGCAAGCCCGCGAACGCCTTGGCTTCGTGAGGCCGGGGGAGATTCCGTATCAGATTCAACTGCCGCCGAATGCGGCGCTGCCCGCCGAGCCGGGGTCGACGCCGACCGCGGCGACCACGAACGACCCGTGGTACACGTCGCTGTGGCACACCATCGCCGACAACCCGCACGGGCCTCCAACGCCACCCGCATCCGATGCGCCGCCGCCACCGGTGCCTGGCCCGCCGGCTCGGCAGCCTAGTCCGGGGCCGCCGCCCGGTGGTTGA
- a CDS encoding PPE family protein, SVP subgroup: MDFGLYPPEINSGRMYAGPGSGPMLAAAQAWDALADELYTAAGSYQSVTSELTGGPWSGPSAASMSTAAATYVTWLSTTAAQAEQTAAQAKAAAAGYEAAFASTVPPPVIAANRSLLMTLVATNFFGQNTAAIAATEAQYGEMWAQDAVAMYVYATSSATASVLTPFTSPDQNTDPGAAGGQAAAVSQAGSSTAGTAQSTVSAASQAVSGATTPAATSPLTTLADLISVFLSAPTDLATLFLIIPMDALSGPVDIVPAYISSITSTRTDDTISGWAGVDDWPGTGVTPAEEFPAIVTNPGPLGSAAPSLSASIGQADTIGALSVPSNWTVAAPEIRSVAKVSPIANSSAIAAATPLEAPPPNMSSQLGLAGMAGQAMAGNPAAGQNSGKAVTDPRLTNRGTAGADDVEASPAPRTVVTGVAAAIREIARRRDEGLLSEREYDEQKQRLLEISVRHRP; the protein is encoded by the coding sequence ATGGATTTCGGGCTTTATCCACCGGAGATCAACTCTGGTCGGATGTACGCCGGACCCGGATCGGGGCCGATGCTGGCCGCTGCACAAGCCTGGGATGCGCTCGCCGATGAGCTGTACACCGCGGCCGGTTCGTATCAGTCGGTGACGTCGGAGCTGACCGGCGGGCCCTGGTCTGGGCCGTCGGCAGCGTCGATGTCGACGGCGGCCGCAACCTACGTGACCTGGCTCAGCACCACTGCAGCGCAGGCCGAACAAACCGCGGCCCAGGCCAAAGCCGCAGCCGCCGGCTACGAGGCAGCGTTCGCCTCGACGGTGCCGCCGCCGGTGATCGCGGCCAATCGCAGCTTGCTGATGACCCTGGTGGCGACGAACTTCTTCGGCCAGAACACCGCGGCGATCGCAGCGACCGAGGCCCAGTACGGGGAGATGTGGGCCCAGGACGCGGTCGCAATGTACGTCTACGCCACTTCCTCCGCCACGGCAAGTGTGTTGACACCGTTCACCTCGCCGGATCAGAACACCGACCCGGGCGCCGCCGGCGGCCAAGCCGCCGCGGTGAGCCAGGCCGGCAGCTCGACAGCGGGCACCGCGCAGAGCACCGTATCGGCTGCTTCGCAAGCGGTTTCGGGTGCCACCACGCCGGCCGCGACTAGCCCGCTGACGACGCTGGCCGACCTGATCAGCGTATTCCTCAGTGCGCCAACCGACTTGGCGACCTTGTTCCTGATCATCCCGATGGATGCGCTGTCGGGTCCGGTCGACATTGTTCCCGCCTACATAAGCAGCATCACCAGTACCCGCACGGACGACACCATCAGCGGCTGGGCAGGCGTCGACGACTGGCCGGGCACCGGCGTGACACCCGCCGAGGAATTCCCGGCGATCGTCACCAATCCGGGCCCGCTCGGGTCGGCGGCGCCGAGCCTGTCGGCCAGCATCGGGCAGGCCGACACCATCGGGGCGTTGTCGGTGCCGTCCAACTGGACCGTCGCCGCGCCGGAGATACGCTCTGTCGCAAAGGTTTCCCCGATCGCCAATTCCAGTGCCATCGCCGCGGCGACACCGCTGGAAGCGCCTCCGCCGAACATGTCCAGCCAGCTGGGCTTGGCGGGTATGGCCGGGCAGGCCATGGCCGGCAACCCGGCTGCCGGCCAGAACAGCGGCAAGGCGGTGACCGACCCCCGCCTGACGAATCGCGGCACAGCAGGCGCGGACGACGTCGAGGCGTCGCCGGCACCCCGGACGGTGGTCACCGGGGTGGCCGCCGCCATCCGCGAGATCGCCCGACGGCGAGACGAAGGCCTGCTGAGCGAACGCGAATACGACGAGCAGAAGCAGCGTCTGCTGGAAATCTCGGTCCGGCACCGACCGTGA
- a CDS encoding NAD-binding protein — MHQHIIVSGDDALATTIIGELKSAGASVVRLGSSDFTGVARELGRAEVSKAQAVICAGDDDAANLEIALLARRANPTVRVVARISNDVLRMAVATDNGPGAILDVAELTASSVVEACLAQPTHPFEAAGIQFVVAGTEAPQDATLREIFGELTPVAVIHGPDSPTPGEMDVCPSREQQVRTGDRAVLIGTAEESAQHGIRTRRPVATRSRRARVRRFFDALRTVVNDFNPAFYPALAAASTLIIISMLLLHYNYRHPRMTWVDALYFTIETITTTGYGDFSFAHQETWLRLFSAGLMFGGATTIALLVAFIADVLLSRRFVFAAARPRVRHLRNHVIVVGLSALGMRVVTDLVAAGYDVAVIEINEDNRFLSAAQELDVPVIFGDATLVQTLLLARVDRARAVAVLTRDDMINIETGIVLAELLGPRVVPKISRRADVSVVLRVYDRALSFAVAQRFGFENVRSTVALAAPWFVGAAMGLDVLGTFSIRQSSFMIGAMCVAQGSELDGQQLLDVETNTRVIAVTRADAEIQLHPQRDARLCAGDTVYLVGPHRELLDMLRRGLPPKEPVAGEHQVEVAREMRAG; from the coding sequence ATGCATCAGCACATCATTGTCAGCGGTGACGATGCATTGGCCACCACAATCATCGGAGAGTTGAAAAGCGCTGGCGCGAGCGTGGTCAGACTGGGTAGCAGCGACTTCACCGGGGTCGCGCGGGAGCTCGGCCGCGCCGAGGTGTCCAAGGCGCAGGCCGTCATCTGCGCCGGCGACGATGATGCCGCGAACCTCGAAATCGCTTTGCTGGCAAGAAGAGCCAACCCCACTGTGCGCGTTGTCGCCCGCATCTCCAACGACGTGTTGCGGATGGCGGTCGCCACCGACAACGGGCCGGGCGCGATCCTGGATGTCGCCGAGTTGACCGCGTCTTCGGTCGTCGAAGCGTGTCTGGCGCAGCCGACGCATCCGTTCGAGGCGGCCGGTATCCAGTTTGTGGTCGCGGGCACCGAGGCACCCCAGGATGCGACCCTTCGCGAGATCTTCGGCGAGCTCACCCCGGTCGCGGTGATTCACGGGCCCGACTCGCCGACGCCCGGCGAGATGGACGTCTGCCCCAGCCGGGAGCAGCAGGTGCGCACCGGCGACCGAGCCGTCCTGATCGGCACCGCCGAGGAATCGGCTCAGCACGGGATCAGGACCCGCCGTCCCGTCGCCACCCGGTCACGCCGAGCCCGGGTCCGGCGATTCTTCGACGCGCTGCGCACCGTCGTCAACGACTTCAACCCGGCGTTCTATCCGGCATTGGCAGCAGCCTCGACGCTGATCATCATCTCCATGCTGCTGTTGCACTACAACTACCGGCACCCGCGGATGACCTGGGTGGACGCGTTGTACTTCACCATCGAGACCATCACGACGACGGGATACGGTGACTTCAGCTTCGCCCACCAGGAGACGTGGCTGCGGCTGTTCTCCGCAGGTCTGATGTTCGGCGGCGCGACGACCATTGCCCTGCTGGTGGCCTTCATTGCCGACGTGCTGCTGTCGCGTCGGTTCGTCTTCGCGGCCGCCCGCCCACGGGTGCGCCATCTGCGCAACCACGTGATCGTCGTCGGACTCAGTGCACTCGGGATGCGCGTGGTCACCGATCTGGTCGCGGCCGGATACGACGTCGCGGTCATCGAGATCAACGAGGACAACCGGTTCTTGTCCGCGGCGCAGGAGCTCGACGTGCCGGTGATTTTCGGCGACGCGACGCTGGTGCAGACTCTGCTCTTGGCGCGCGTCGACCGCGCCCGCGCCGTGGCGGTGCTGACCCGCGACGACATGATCAACATCGAGACCGGGATCGTGCTGGCCGAGCTGCTCGGACCGCGAGTGGTGCCGAAGATCAGCCGACGCGCCGACGTTTCGGTGGTGCTCCGGGTGTACGACCGCGCGCTCAGCTTTGCGGTCGCACAGCGATTCGGTTTCGAGAACGTCCGCTCCACCGTCGCGCTCGCAGCGCCGTGGTTCGTCGGGGCTGCGATGGGTCTCGACGTGCTCGGCACGTTCTCGATCCGGCAGAGCTCCTTCATGATCGGTGCGATGTGCGTCGCCCAGGGCAGCGAGCTCGACGGGCAGCAACTGCTCGACGTGGAGACCAACACCCGGGTCATCGCGGTCACCCGAGCGGACGCCGAGATTCAGCTCCATCCGCAACGCGACGCGCGGCTGTGTGCCGGCGACACCGTCTACCTCGTCGGCCCGCACCGGGAGCTGCTGGACATGCTGCGCCGAGGGTTACCGCCCAAGGAACCCGTCGCCGGCGAACATCAGGTCGAGGTCGCGCGGGAAATGCGGGCGGGCTGA
- a CDS encoding DUF501 domain-containing protein — protein MVDRADLDAVARQLGREPRGVLEVAYRCPNGEPGVVRTAPKLPDGTPFPTLYYLTHPALTAGASRLESTGMMREMTERLHREPELSAAYRRAHESYLAERNAIEPLGTNVSAGGMPDRVKCLHVLIAHSLAAGPGTNPFGDEALAVLAAEPAMAGILTPGEWI, from the coding sequence GTGGTTGACCGTGCTGACCTCGACGCGGTGGCCCGCCAGCTCGGTCGCGAGCCGCGAGGAGTATTGGAAGTCGCCTACCGGTGTCCCAACGGCGAACCCGGCGTCGTCCGAACAGCGCCGAAACTGCCTGACGGAACGCCGTTTCCGACGTTGTACTACCTGACTCATCCGGCGCTGACGGCCGGCGCCAGCAGACTGGAGTCGACCGGCATGATGCGGGAGATGACCGAGCGGCTGCACCGCGAACCCGAACTGTCCGCCGCGTATCGGCGAGCTCACGAATCGTATCTGGCCGAGCGCAACGCGATCGAACCGTTGGGCACCAACGTCTCCGCGGGCGGGATGCCTGATCGGGTCAAGTGTCTGCACGTGCTGATCGCGCATTCGCTGGCCGCAGGACCGGGAACGAATCCCTTCGGCGATGAGGCGCTGGCGGTGCTGGCCGCCGAGCCGGCGATGGCCGGAATCCTGACGCCGGGGGAGTGGATTTGA
- a CDS encoding potassium-transporting ATPase subunit C, giving the protein MNFSNLIRQHWAALRALLALTVITGFLYPLVIWGIAFLPGLNAKAQGSIINASGKPVGSKLIGQSFTDKDGNPLPRYFQSRPSAAGAGYDPTSSGATNLGPESIVDTPADPAKLASGADPTTAGFKPSLLTQVCSRSIAIGQLEKVDGSRPFCTGGGVGAVLSAIGPRDRSGRVVHPTQVISINEPCSRPGSASTSVFQQFYEGVRVQCAQYGQDYSIGQVVPIRGSAPDQPEVPPDAVTASASGLDPDISPAYAEIQVARVARARGISVGQVRDAVRHNQHGRLLGVVGEPVVNVLAVNLELDRESPVKS; this is encoded by the coding sequence TCACCGGCTTCCTCTACCCGCTGGTCATCTGGGGCATCGCGTTTCTCCCCGGATTGAACGCCAAGGCACAGGGATCGATCATCAATGCCTCGGGAAAGCCTGTCGGCAGCAAGCTGATTGGGCAGTCGTTCACCGATAAGGACGGCAACCCGTTGCCGCGGTATTTCCAGAGCAGACCGTCGGCCGCCGGAGCGGGCTACGACCCGACTTCATCGGGCGCCACCAACCTGGGGCCGGAAAGCATTGTCGATACGCCGGCGGACCCGGCCAAGTTGGCCTCGGGTGCCGATCCGACCACCGCAGGGTTCAAGCCGAGCCTGCTCACCCAGGTGTGCTCGCGCAGCATCGCGATCGGCCAACTCGAAAAGGTCGATGGCTCACGCCCGTTCTGCACCGGCGGCGGCGTCGGCGCGGTGCTGTCGGCGATCGGGCCGCGCGATCGGTCCGGCCGCGTCGTACATCCGACCCAGGTGATCAGCATCAACGAGCCCTGCTCGCGGCCCGGCAGCGCGTCGACATCGGTGTTCCAGCAGTTCTACGAGGGCGTGCGCGTGCAGTGCGCGCAGTACGGCCAAGACTATTCAATCGGACAGGTTGTGCCGATCCGCGGCTCGGCGCCGGATCAACCGGAGGTACCGCCAGACGCCGTCACCGCCAGCGCCAGCGGACTGGACCCCGACATCTCTCCCGCCTACGCCGAAATCCAGGTGGCCCGCGTGGCCCGCGCGCGAGGGATCAGCGTCGGGCAGGTGCGTGACGCGGTGCGCCACAACCAGCACGGCCGGCTACTCGGCGTTGTGGGCGAGCCGGTGGTCAACGTGCTGGCCGTGAATCTCGAGCTAGATCGCGAGTCCCCGGTGAAGTCTTGA
- a CDS encoding Ppx/GppA phosphatase family protein, translated as MNARVAAIDCGTNSIRLLIAEEVDGRLHDVHREMRIVRLGQGVDATGQFALEALQRTRSALVDYAALCSSHGVGRIRMVATSATRDAANRDVFFAMTADVLGHVVEGAIAEVITGVEEAELSFHGAVNELDSAAGPFVIVDLGGGSTEVVLGTDTVTASFSADIGCVRLTERCLHSDPPTAAEVAAARELVRERLGEALRVVPVEQARTWVGVAGTMTTVAALAQGMTAYDSAAIHLLRVGSERLLEVCDGLIGMSRAARAALGPMHEGRVDVIGGGAIVIEELAFALRDRAGIDALTVSEHDILDGIALSIADG; from the coding sequence TTGAACGCGCGCGTCGCCGCAATTGACTGCGGCACCAACTCGATTCGGCTTCTGATCGCCGAGGAGGTCGACGGACGGCTGCACGATGTGCATCGCGAGATGCGCATCGTCCGACTCGGCCAGGGCGTCGACGCCACGGGCCAGTTCGCGCTGGAGGCGTTGCAGCGCACCCGTTCTGCGTTGGTGGATTACGCCGCGCTTTGCAGCTCCCACGGTGTCGGCCGGATACGCATGGTCGCGACCTCGGCCACCCGCGACGCCGCCAACCGCGACGTCTTTTTCGCGATGACCGCCGACGTGCTCGGCCACGTGGTCGAGGGCGCGATCGCCGAGGTGATCACCGGAGTGGAAGAGGCCGAGCTGTCCTTCCACGGGGCGGTCAACGAATTGGACTCCGCCGCGGGACCTTTCGTCATCGTCGATCTGGGCGGCGGGTCGACCGAGGTGGTGCTGGGCACCGACACCGTCACCGCGAGCTTCTCGGCCGACATCGGCTGCGTGCGGCTGACCGAACGCTGCCTGCATTCCGATCCGCCGACAGCCGCCGAGGTGGCCGCCGCCCGTGAGCTCGTTCGCGAGCGGCTCGGCGAGGCGCTGCGGGTGGTTCCGGTGGAGCAGGCCCGCACCTGGGTCGGGGTGGCCGGAACGATGACGACGGTCGCGGCACTTGCACAGGGCATGACGGCCTATGACTCTGCGGCCATCCATCTCCTCCGGGTCGGCAGCGAGCGGCTGCTGGAAGTCTGTGACGGTCTGATCGGGATGAGCCGGGCTGCGCGGGCCGCACTGGGGCCGATGCACGAGGGCCGGGTGGACGTGATCGGGGGCGGGGCGATTGTGATCGAGGAACTGGCGTTCGCGCTACGCGACCGGGCCGGCATCGACGCGCTGACCGTCAGTGAGCACGACATCCTGGACGGCATCGCGCTCTCGATCGCCGACGGTTAG
- a CDS encoding response regulator, which yields MNRVLVVDDDPQLLRALRINLSVRGYEVITAATGSRALAAAAEHPPQAVILDLGMPDIPGIEVLAGLRGWLTAPVIVLSARTDSSDKVEALDAGADDYMTKPFGMDELLARLRAAVRRATVATGADNPVVETKSFLVDLAAKRVIKNGAEVHLTPTEWGMLEMLVRNRGKLVSREDLLKEVWGPKYAKETHYLRVFLAQLRRKLEDDPSHPHHLLTEAGMGYRFEQ from the coding sequence ATGAATCGCGTGCTCGTGGTCGATGACGATCCCCAACTGCTGCGTGCGCTGCGCATCAACTTGTCGGTGCGCGGCTACGAAGTGATCACCGCCGCCACCGGGTCGCGCGCATTGGCGGCCGCCGCCGAGCACCCGCCGCAGGCGGTGATCCTGGATTTGGGCATGCCCGACATACCCGGTATCGAAGTGCTGGCAGGTCTGCGCGGCTGGCTGACGGCGCCGGTGATCGTGCTGTCGGCGCGCACGGATTCATCCGACAAGGTCGAAGCGCTCGACGCCGGCGCCGACGACTACATGACGAAGCCGTTCGGCATGGACGAGCTGCTGGCGCGGTTGCGTGCCGCGGTGCGACGGGCCACGGTGGCCACCGGCGCGGACAACCCCGTCGTGGAGACCAAGTCGTTTCTCGTCGATCTCGCGGCGAAAAGGGTGATCAAGAACGGCGCGGAGGTTCATCTGACCCCGACCGAGTGGGGGATGCTGGAGATGCTGGTGCGCAACCGCGGCAAGCTGGTCAGCCGCGAGGACTTGCTCAAAGAGGTCTGGGGACCGAAGTACGCGAAGGAAACTCATTATCTGCGTGTCTTTCTCGCGCAGTTGCGCCGCAAGCTCGAAGACGACCCGTCACATCCCCACCATCTGCTGACCGAAGCGGGCATGGGCTATCGATTCGAGCAATGA
- a CDS encoding sensor histidine kinase, giving the protein MTSTEETAARADDPLAHRVQRRGDLRIYLGAAPGVGKTCAMLGEAHRRLERGTDVVAAVVESHGRKKVGELIKGIEVIPPHYISYRGTMFPELDIEAVLRRKPEVALVDEYAHSNIPGSTNEKRWQDIETLLDAGITVISTLNIQHLESLNDVVAQITGVEQRETVPDEIVRKAAQIELVDITPEALRRRLAHGNVYPSERIDAALTNYFRTGNLTALREIALLWLADQVDAALAKYRADKNITDTWEARERVVVAVTGGPESETLVRRASRIASKSSAQLMVVHVARGDGLSGASPREMGKVRELAASLGASVHVVVGDEVPTALLDFARETNATQLVLGSSRRSRWASVFSEGIGAATINNSGKIDVHMVTHEQANRGLPFSSISPRARQVVSWLAALTLPWAILAITSRWLDPTLDVGGKTAIFFAGVIAVALFGGVAPAVLAGLLSGALLVYFHTEPRNSFAVASPSNALTIVILLGVAMGIAVLVDAAASRAREARRAGQEAELLSLFAASVLRGADLNTLLERVREAYSQRAVCLVRDVDGHPEVVAGVGVNPCTKVDSADTAVKVGDEEFWLLMSGRGLTGRDRRVLSVVATQAAGLVKRGELAQEASKVQSLAEADELRRLLLSALGHDLRTPLTAAKAAVSSLRAEDVWFSPEDTSELLATVEESLDQLTLLVANLLDSSRLAAGVVKPELTEVYLEEVVQRALVGIGGRSTMFGRGNLDRVKVEVGGTIAMGDAGLLERVLSNLIDNALRYAPGSVVRINAGQVGSRVLINVVDEGPGVSKGAAEQMFQPFQRLGDFDTTTGLGLGLSVAKGFVEAMDGTVTASDTPGGGLTIVVDLAAPDHGRGDDEERRP; this is encoded by the coding sequence GTGACCTCGACCGAAGAAACGGCAGCACGCGCCGACGATCCGCTGGCCCACCGGGTGCAGCGCCGCGGTGATCTGCGCATCTACCTCGGTGCGGCTCCGGGCGTCGGCAAAACCTGCGCCATGCTCGGTGAGGCGCATCGCAGGCTGGAGCGTGGTACCGACGTCGTCGCGGCGGTGGTAGAGAGCCACGGCCGCAAGAAAGTCGGCGAGCTGATCAAGGGCATCGAAGTCATTCCGCCGCACTACATCTCCTACCGCGGAACGATGTTCCCGGAGCTCGACATCGAGGCGGTGCTGCGGCGTAAACCGGAAGTGGCGCTGGTCGACGAATACGCGCACAGCAACATTCCGGGCAGCACCAACGAGAAGCGTTGGCAGGACATCGAAACGCTGCTCGACGCCGGGATCACGGTGATCTCGACCCTGAACATCCAGCACCTGGAGAGCCTCAACGACGTCGTCGCCCAGATCACCGGCGTCGAGCAGCGCGAGACCGTGCCCGACGAAATCGTCCGGAAAGCGGCTCAAATCGAGTTGGTCGACATCACGCCGGAAGCGTTGCGGCGCAGGCTCGCACACGGCAACGTCTATCCGTCGGAACGCATCGACGCGGCGCTGACCAATTACTTCCGCACCGGCAACCTCACGGCACTGCGCGAGATCGCACTGCTCTGGCTCGCCGACCAGGTCGATGCGGCGTTGGCGAAATACCGCGCCGACAAGAACATCACCGACACCTGGGAGGCGCGCGAACGAGTCGTCGTCGCGGTCACCGGCGGTCCGGAGTCGGAAACGCTGGTGCGCCGGGCGTCTCGCATCGCATCGAAGTCCAGTGCACAACTCATGGTGGTGCACGTGGCGCGGGGCGACGGGCTGTCTGGCGCATCCCCGCGCGAAATGGGCAAGGTCCGCGAACTCGCGGCCAGCCTGGGCGCCTCGGTGCACGTCGTAGTCGGTGACGAGGTGCCGACTGCGCTGCTCGACTTCGCCCGCGAAACCAATGCCACCCAGTTGGTACTCGGCAGCTCGCGGCGGTCGAGGTGGGCGAGCGTGTTCAGTGAGGGAATCGGCGCGGCCACCATCAACAACTCCGGCAAGATCGACGTCCACATGGTCACCCACGAGCAGGCCAACCGCGGCTTGCCGTTCTCGTCGATCTCGCCGCGTGCTCGCCAGGTGGTGTCATGGCTGGCGGCGCTCACGCTGCCGTGGGCCATCCTGGCGATCACGTCGCGTTGGCTGGACCCGACGCTCGACGTAGGCGGCAAGACCGCCATCTTCTTCGCCGGCGTGATCGCCGTCGCGCTGTTCGGTGGTGTCGCTCCTGCCGTGCTGGCGGGGCTGTTATCGGGTGCGCTGCTGGTGTATTTCCACACCGAGCCGCGCAATTCCTTCGCCGTCGCCAGCCCGAGTAACGCCTTGACCATCGTGATCCTGCTCGGGGTCGCGATGGGGATCGCCGTCCTGGTGGATGCGGCGGCCAGCCGGGCCCGCGAGGCGAGGCGGGCGGGCCAGGAGGCCGAGCTGCTGTCGCTGTTCGCCGCGTCGGTGTTGCGTGGCGCCGATCTCAACACGCTGCTGGAGCGGGTGCGGGAAGCCTATTCGCAGCGCGCGGTATGCCTCGTGCGCGACGTCGACGGCCACCCCGAGGTGGTCGCGGGAGTGGGCGTAAATCCTTGCACGAAGGTCGATTCCGCGGACACCGCGGTCAAGGTCGGCGACGAGGAATTCTGGTTGCTGATGTCCGGTCGCGGCTTGACCGGCCGCGACCGCAGGGTGCTGTCGGTGGTCGCGACGCAGGCCGCGGGTTTGGTCAAACGCGGTGAGCTCGCCCAAGAGGCCAGCAAGGTGCAATCGCTTGCCGAAGCCGACGAGCTGCGCCGCCTGTTGCTCTCCGCGCTCGGCCACGATCTACGGACTCCGTTGACCGCCGCCAAGGCCGCGGTGTCCAGCCTGCGGGCCGAAGACGTGTGGTTCTCGCCGGAGGACACCAGCGAGCTGCTTGCCACCGTGGAAGAGTCACTCGATCAGCTCACGCTGCTGGTGGCCAACCTGCTGGACTCGTCACGGCTGGCCGCCGGCGTGGTCAAACCCGAGCTGACCGAGGTCTATCTCGAAGAGGTGGTGCAACGCGCACTCGTCGGCATCGGCGGGCGCAGCACGATGTTCGGCCGGGGCAATCTGGACCGGGTCAAGGTCGAGGTCGGCGGAACGATCGCGATGGGCGACGCCGGCTTGCTGGAACGGGTGCTGTCCAACCTCATCGACAACGCGCTGCGCTACGCGCCGGGCAGCGTCGTGCGGATCAACGCGGGTCAGGTCGGCTCGCGGGTGCTGATCAACGTCGTCGACGAAGGACCGGGAGTATCCAAAGGTGCCGCCGAACAGATGTTCCAGCCCTTCCAGCGGCTCGGTGATTTCGACACCACGACCGGCCTGGGCCTCGGCCTGTCGGTGGCCAAGGGTTTCGTCGAGGCGATGGACGGCACCGTCACGGCGAGCGACACCCCCGGCGGCGGCCTGACCATTGTCGTCGACCTGGCCGCGCCGGACCACGGGCGTGGTGATGACGAGGAGCGGCGCCCATGA